The proteins below come from a single Balaenoptera acutorostrata chromosome 2, mBalAcu1.1, whole genome shotgun sequence genomic window:
- the RBM22 gene encoding pre-mRNA-splicing factor RBM22: MATSLGSNTYNRQNWEDADFPILCQTCLGENPYIRMTKEKYGKECKICARPFTVFRWCPGVRMRFKKTEVCQTCSKLKNVCQTCLLDLEYGLPIQVRDAGLSFKDDMPKSDVNKEYYTQNMEREISNSDGTRPVGMLGKATSTSDMLLKLARTTPYYKRNRPHICSFWVKGECKRGEECPYRHEKPTDPDDPLADQNIKDRYYGINDPVADKLLKRASTMPRLDPPEDKTITTLYVGGLGDTITETDLRNHFYQFGEIRTITVVQRQQCAFIQFATRQAAEVAAEKSFNKLIVNGRRLNVKWGRSQAARGKEKEKDGTTDSGIKLEPVPGLPGALPPPPAAEEEASANYFNLPPSGPPAVVNIALPPPPGIAPPPPPGFGPHMFHPMGPPPPFMRAPGPIHYPSQDPQRMGAHAGKHSSP; the protein is encoded by the exons acCAAAGAAAAGTACGGGAAGGAATGCAAA ATCTGTGCCAGGCCGTTCACAGTGTTTCGCTGGTGCCCCGGGGTCCGCATGCGTTTCAAGAAGACTGAAGTTTGCCAGACCTGCAGTAAATTGAAGAATGTCTGTCAGACCTGCCTCTTGGACCTAGAGTATG GCTTGCCCATCCAGGTTCGTGACGCAGGATTGTCTTTTAAGGATGACATGCCAAAGTCCGATGTCAACAAAGAATACTACACACAGAATATGGAGCGAGAA ATTTCTAACTCTGATGGAACACGGCCAGTTGGCATGTTGGGGAAGGCCACATCCACCAGTGACATGCTGCTCAAACTGGCCCGGACCACACCCTACTACAAAAGAAATCGACCCCACATTTGCTCCTTCTGGGTGAAAGGAGAATGTAAGAGAGGAGAGGAGTGTCCATACAG ACATGAGAAGCCAACAGATCCGGATGACCCCCTTGCTGATCAGAATATTAAAGACCGATATTATGGAATCAATGACCCTGTGGCAGATAAACTTTTAAAGCGGGCATCAACAATGCCTCGTCTGGACCCACCAGAGGACAAGACTATCACCACACTGTATGTTGGTGGTCTGGGCGATACCATTACTGAGACAGATCTAAG AAATCACTTCTACCAGTTTGGAGAGATCCGAACAATCACTGTTGTGCAGAGACAGCAGTGTGCTTTCATCCAGTTTGCCACAAGGCAGGCTGCAGAAGTGGCTGCTGAGAAGTCCTTTAACAAGTTGATCGTCAATGGCCGCAGGCTCAACGTGAAATGGGGAAG GTCccaagcagccagaggaaaagaaaaggagaaggacgGAACCACAGACTCTGGAATCAAGCTAGAGCCCGTTCCAGGGCTACCAGGAG ctcttcctcctcctcctgccgcaGAAGAAGAGGCCTCAGCCAACTACTTCAACCTACCCCCCAGCGGTCCTCCAGCCGTGGTTAACATTGCCCTGCCACCCCCACCTGGTattgccccgcccccacccccag GTTTTGGGCCACACATGTTCCACCCAATGGGACCACCCCCTCCTTTCATGAGGGCTCCAGGACCAATCCACTATCCTTCTCAGGACCCTCAGAGGATGGGAGCTCATGCCGGGAAACACAGCAGCCCCTAG